The following are encoded together in the Poseidonibacter lekithochrous genome:
- the argH gene encoding argininosuccinate lyase encodes MSTQNNQILKNTNAQILDEFNASIMFDKELYSQDIKGSIAHSQMLCERGVLTKDEQEVIESGLLQVKEEIESGKFEFSLAYEDIHMAVENRLTEIIGEPGKRLHTARSRNDQVATDFRLYVQEKSLSIKAQLQELVETFVSVASKHTETLIPGMTHLQHAQPLNFGYHMLAYANMFKRDFQRFESSHERNNYSPLGSAALAGTPHNIDRDSTSSKLGFTAPTAHAMDTVSDRDFALEILFNISTSMMHISRISEELVTWSSYEFQFVRMSDEYATTSSIMPQKKNPDVPELLRGKTGRVYGNMISLFTVMKGLPLAYNKDTQEDKEGVFDSVRTIEISLKILNEVIKTMIVNVDKMEGACKIGHLSATDLADFLVQKQNMPFRTAYYITKDVVEKANSLNKDISELTIDEIRESNDEVKDIDEEIIMYLDLRNSMNARTSFGGTSTQQTLNQIDVFKEWLEENK; translated from the coding sequence ATGTCAACTCAAAACAATCAAATATTAAAAAATACTAACGCACAAATTCTTGATGAATTTAATGCTTCTATTATGTTCGATAAAGAACTTTATTCTCAAGATATCAAAGGTTCTATTGCACATTCACAAATGCTTTGTGAAAGAGGTGTATTAACAAAAGATGAGCAAGAAGTTATTGAATCTGGTTTATTACAAGTTAAAGAAGAAATAGAATCAGGTAAATTTGAATTCTCATTAGCTTATGAAGATATTCATATGGCAGTTGAAAATAGACTTACTGAAATTATTGGAGAACCAGGAAAAAGACTTCATACTGCAAGAAGTAGAAATGACCAAGTTGCAACTGATTTTAGATTATATGTTCAAGAAAAGTCTTTGTCAATTAAAGCTCAATTACAAGAGTTAGTAGAAACATTTGTATCTGTGGCTTCAAAGCATACTGAAACTTTAATTCCTGGTATGACTCACTTACAACATGCACAACCTCTTAACTTTGGTTATCACATGTTAGCATATGCAAATATGTTCAAAAGAGACTTCCAAAGATTTGAAAGCTCACATGAAAGAAATAACTACTCTCCATTAGGGAGTGCAGCACTAGCTGGAACTCCACATAATATTGATAGAGATAGTACTTCTTCAAAACTTGGATTTACAGCACCTACAGCACATGCTATGGATACTGTATCTGATAGAGATTTTGCTTTAGAAATTTTATTTAATATTTCCACTTCAATGATGCATATTTCTAGAATTTCTGAAGAGTTAGTTACTTGGTCTTCTTATGAGTTCCAATTTGTTAGAATGAGTGATGAGTATGCTACAACTTCATCTATTATGCCTCAAAAGAAAAATCCAGATGTTCCTGAACTTTTACGTGGTAAAACTGGTAGAGTTTATGGAAACATGATTTCATTATTTACTGTAATGAAAGGTTTACCATTAGCTTATAATAAAGATACTCAAGAAGATAAAGAGGGTGTTTTTGACTCAGTACGAACTATTGAAATTTCATTAAAGATTTTAAATGAAGTTATTAAAACTATGATTGTAAATGTTGATAAAATGGAAGGTGCTTGTAAAATTGGACACTTATCTGCAACTGATTTAGCTGACTTCTTAGTTCAAAAACAAAACATGCCATTTAGAACTGCTTATTATATTACTAAAGATGTAGTTGAAAAAGCGAACTCTTTAAACAAAGATATTTCTGAGCTTACAATTGATGAGATTAGAGAATCAAATGATGAAGTAAAAGATATTGATGAAGAAATTATTATGTATTTAGATTTAAGAAACTCTATGAATGCTAGAACTTCATTTGGTGGAACTTCAACACAACAAACATTAAATCAAATTGATGTATTTAAAGAATGGTTAGAAGAAAATAAATAA
- a CDS encoding hemerythrin domain-containing protein codes for METISTFLTHDHRACDEEFANMENAVSQENWDEANEKFNKFSSDLLHHFDMEEKVMFVAFEDKTGMTQGPTMMMRMEHEQMKQILDQLKDDLVSKDQNHFFGVSESLMMLMQQHNMKEEQMLYAMADAHLADDVANVVENMKAL; via the coding sequence ATGGAAACAATCTCAACTTTTTTAACTCACGATCACAGAGCATGTGATGAAGAATTCGCAAATATGGAAAATGCAGTATCTCAAGAAAACTGGGATGAGGCAAATGAAAAGTTTAATAAATTTTCATCTGACTTACTTCACCATTTTGATATGGAAGAAAAAGTTATGTTTGTAGCTTTTGAAGATAAAACTGGAATGACTCAAGGTCCAACAATGATGATGAGAATGGAACACGAACAAATGAAACAAATTCTTGATCAGTTAAAAGATGATTTAGTTTCAAAAGATCAAAATCATTTCTTTGGTGTAAGTGAAAGTTTAATGATGTTAATGCAACAACATAATATGAAAGAAGAACAAATGTTATATGCAATGGCAGATGCTCATTTAGCTGATGATGTTGCCAATGTTGTAGAGAATATGAAGGCTTTATAA
- a CDS encoding NifS family cysteine desulfurase, whose protein sequence is MEVYLDNNATTMVDPKVYEEMKPFFCDKYGNPNSLHKFGAGTHPKMVEALDFLYEGINAADEDDIIITGNACESINTVLKSVWIDKILNGDKKHIITTEVEHPAVTATCKFLETQGVAVTYLPVNDEGILEAETVKQFIKEETALVTVMWANNETGKVFPIKEIGTICKAAGVAFHSDATQAIGKVPVDVQDCNINYLTFSAHKFHGPKGVGGLYVKKGSELTPLIHGGEQMGGKRAGTVDVASMVGMGWAMHLATSTMALAYEKNHVSKLRDKLESAILELPETIVIGGKDNRTPNTTLISIRGVEGESMLWDLNQKGVGASTGSACASEDLEANPVMNAFGSDSELAHTGVRFSLSRFNTEEQIDYAIDVIKGAIVRLRAISSSYAYAPESHNSGL, encoded by the coding sequence ATGGAAGTATATTTAGATAATAATGCTACAACAATGGTTGACCCAAAAGTTTATGAAGAAATGAAACCTTTCTTCTGTGACAAATATGGTAACCCAAATTCATTACATAAATTTGGTGCTGGAACTCATCCAAAAATGGTTGAAGCTCTTGACTTTTTATATGAAGGTATTAACGCAGCAGATGAAGATGATATCATCATCACTGGTAATGCATGTGAGAGTATTAATACAGTATTAAAAAGTGTTTGGATTGATAAAATTTTAAATGGTGATAAAAAACACATCATTACAACTGAAGTTGAGCATCCAGCAGTTACTGCTACATGTAAATTCTTAGAAACTCAAGGAGTTGCAGTTACTTATTTACCTGTAAATGACGAAGGTATCTTAGAAGCTGAGACTGTTAAACAGTTTATTAAAGAAGAAACTGCATTAGTTACTGTAATGTGGGCAAATAATGAAACTGGTAAAGTTTTCCCAATTAAAGAGATTGGTACTATTTGTAAAGCAGCTGGTGTTGCTTTCCATTCAGATGCTACTCAAGCAATTGGTAAAGTACCAGTAGATGTACAAGATTGTAATATTAATTATTTAACTTTCTCTGCACATAAATTCCATGGACCAAAAGGTGTTGGTGGTTTATATGTTAAAAAAGGTTCTGAGTTAACTCCATTAATTCACGGTGGTGAACAAATGGGTGGAAAAAGAGCTGGTACTGTTGATGTTGCATCAATGGTAGGTATGGGATGGGCTATGCATTTAGCTACTTCTACTATGGCTTTAGCTTATGAAAAAAATCACGTAAGTAAATTAAGAGATAAATTAGAATCTGCAATTTTAGAATTACCAGAAACTATTGTTATTGGTGGTAAAGATAACAGAACTCCAAATACAACTTTAATTTCAATTAGAGGTGTTGAAGGTGAATCTATGTTATGGGATTTAAATCAAAAAGGTGTTGGAGCTTCAACAGGAAGTGCTTGTGCATCTGAAGATTTAGAAGCAAACCCAGTTATGAATGCTTTTGGTTCAGATAGTGAACTAGCACATACAGGTGTAAGATTTTCATTAAGTAGATTTAATACAGAAGAACAAATTGACTATGCAATTGATGTTATTAAAGGCGCAATTGTTAGATTAAGAGCTATTTCAAGTTCTTACGCATACGCACCAGAATCACATAACTCTGGTTTATAA
- the uvrB gene encoding excinuclease ABC subunit UvrB produces the protein MAKFEVVSEYEPAGDQPQAIEALSDSILEGNKYNTLLGVTGSGKTYTMAKVIEKTQKPTLIMTHNKTLAAQLYSEFKQFFPNNHVEYFISYYDYYQPEAYIPRTDLFIEKDSSINEELERLRLSTTASLLSFDDVIVVASVSANYGLGNPEEYKAMVQRIEVGYEYSQREFLLKLVEMGYKRNDKFFDRSDFRVNGDVIDIYPAYYEDEFIRVEFFGDEVESITKHEYLTNNKTQGVEEVIIYSVNPFVVSNDKLAVAVKQIEEELEERLFNLKENDKLVEHQRLKQRVEFDLEMIEGTGMCKGIENYARHLTGQKPGETPYSLMNYFESMTDEFLLIVDESHVSLPQFRGMHAADRSRKEVLVDYGFRLPSAMDNRPLKFDEFIEKKASYLFVSATPNELEVEKSTVVAEQIIRPTGLVEPKIEIMDSEFQVEKLHDEIKRVVAKNERVLVTVLTKKMAEELSSYYSDLGIKVKYMHSDIDAIERNHIIRQLRLGEFDVLVGINLLREGLDIPEASLIGILDADKEGFLRSRTALIQTMGRGARNENGKVILFAKRITDSMQFAIDETNRRRKIQEAHNKEHGIIPKSTKRRLDGSLKLEEYDETAWKKEKVEKMPASERKKILVELNKQMKKASKDLNFEEAIRLRDEIDKVKKI, from the coding sequence ATAGCAAAGTTTGAAGTAGTAAGTGAATATGAACCAGCAGGAGATCAACCACAAGCAATAGAAGCTTTAAGTGATTCTATTCTCGAAGGTAATAAATATAATACACTTTTAGGTGTTACTGGTTCTGGTAAAACATATACAATGGCTAAGGTTATTGAAAAAACTCAAAAACCTACATTGATTATGACTCATAATAAAACACTAGCAGCACAGCTGTATTCTGAGTTTAAACAATTTTTCCCTAATAACCATGTTGAATACTTTATTTCGTACTATGATTATTATCAACCGGAAGCTTATATTCCAAGAACTGATTTATTTATTGAAAAAGATTCCTCTATTAATGAAGAATTAGAGAGACTAAGACTTAGTACTACTGCTTCATTACTTTCTTTTGATGATGTTATTGTTGTAGCTTCTGTATCTGCTAACTATGGTTTAGGAAATCCTGAAGAGTATAAAGCAATGGTTCAAAGAATTGAAGTTGGATATGAATACTCACAAAGAGAATTTTTACTAAAACTAGTAGAGATGGGTTATAAAAGAAACGATAAGTTTTTTGATAGATCTGATTTTAGAGTAAATGGTGATGTAATTGATATTTACCCAGCTTATTATGAAGATGAATTTATTAGAGTTGAATTCTTCGGTGATGAAGTAGAATCTATTACAAAACATGAATATCTTACAAATAATAAAACTCAAGGGGTTGAAGAAGTAATTATCTATTCTGTTAATCCCTTTGTTGTATCAAATGATAAATTAGCAGTTGCTGTAAAACAAATAGAAGAAGAATTAGAAGAGAGATTATTTAATCTAAAAGAGAATGACAAGCTAGTTGAACATCAAAGATTAAAACAAAGAGTCGAGTTTGATTTAGAGATGATTGAAGGTACTGGAATGTGTAAAGGTATTGAAAACTATGCTCGACATCTAACTGGTCAAAAGCCAGGTGAAACTCCATACTCACTAATGAACTATTTTGAATCAATGACTGACGAGTTTTTATTAATTGTTGATGAATCACATGTATCCCTTCCTCAATTTAGAGGAATGCATGCAGCTGATAGATCTAGAAAAGAAGTATTAGTTGATTATGGATTTAGACTTCCAAGTGCTATGGATAATAGACCACTAAAGTTTGATGAGTTTATTGAAAAGAAAGCTTCATATCTTTTTGTATCGGCAACACCAAATGAACTAGAAGTTGAGAAATCAACGGTAGTAGCTGAACAAATTATTAGACCAACTGGATTAGTTGAACCAAAAATAGAAATTATGGATTCTGAATTCCAAGTTGAAAAACTACATGATGAAATCAAAAGAGTTGTTGCTAAAAACGAAAGAGTTTTAGTAACAGTTCTTACTAAAAAGATGGCAGAAGAATTAAGCTCATACTATAGTGATTTAGGTATCAAAGTTAAGTATATGCACTCTGATATTGATGCAATTGAAAGAAACCATATTATTAGACAACTAAGACTTGGTGAGTTTGATGTACTTGTTGGAATTAACTTACTTAGAGAAGGTCTTGATATTCCAGAAGCTTCACTTATTGGTATTTTAGATGCAGATAAAGAAGGGTTCTTAAGATCACGTACAGCACTTATTCAAACTATGGGTAGAGGTGCTAGAAATGAAAATGGTAAAGTAATCCTTTTTGCTAAAAGAATAACAGACTCTATGCAGTTTGCAATTGATGAAACTAATAGAAGAAGAAAAATCCAAGAAGCTCACAATAAAGAGCATGGAATTATTCCAAAATCAACTAAGAGAAGATTAGATGGAAGTCTAAAACTTGAAGAGTATGATGAAACAGCTTGGAAAAAAGAAAAAGTTGAAAAAATGCCAGCCTCTGAGAGAAAGAAAATCTTAGTTGAGTTAAATAAACAAATGAAAAAAGCTTCAAAAGATTTAAATTTTGAAGAAGCAATTAGATTAAGAGATGAAATAGATAAAGTTAAAAAGATTTAA
- a CDS encoding tRNA threonylcarbamoyladenosine dehydratase, with product MQYDRTIKLFGEEKFNKFKDVKLILLGVGGVGSFALDALYNTGIKNITIVDFDTYEISNTNRQLGSVGNIGRVKVDALKEKYPEVTAIHAKVTPEWIDNFDFSQYNYILDAIDDVKPKVHLIKRYYTKVITTSGAAKRIDPSKIEYKSIWDTYNDPFIKKIRNQLKEEGFKRKFKVIFSSEDPKCIEKGSFEGVTGSFGLMMASVTMQKLLRKMEK from the coding sequence ATGCAATACGATAGAACAATAAAACTATTTGGTGAAGAAAAATTCAATAAATTTAAAGATGTAAAGCTTATTTTATTAGGTGTTGGTGGAGTTGGTAGTTTTGCCCTTGATGCTTTATATAATACTGGTATTAAAAACATAACAATTGTTGATTTTGATACTTATGAAATATCAAATACAAATAGACAACTTGGAAGTGTTGGAAATATTGGTAGAGTAAAAGTTGATGCTTTAAAAGAAAAATATCCAGAGGTTACTGCAATTCACGCAAAAGTAACTCCTGAGTGGATTGATAACTTTGATTTTTCTCAATACAACTATATTTTAGATGCCATTGATGATGTTAAACCAAAAGTTCATTTAATTAAAAGATATTACACAAAAGTAATCACAACTTCTGGTGCAGCAAAAAGAATTGATCCAAGTAAAATTGAATACAAATCAATTTGGGATACATACAACGATCCATTTATCAAAAAAATTAGAAATCAACTGAAAGAAGAAGGCTTTAAAAGGAAATTTAAAGTAATTTTTTCATCTGAAGATCCTAAGTGTATAGAAAAAGGAAGCTTTGAGGGAGTGACGGGTTCATTCGGATTAATGATGGCTTCAGTAACTATGCAAAAACTACTAAGAAAAATGGAAAAATAA
- a CDS encoding sulfite exporter TauE/SafE family protein — protein MEFLENITTSWIIIFILTGFIAGYIDSIAGGGGMIQVPVLLYSGIPPIFVLATNKMASLFGTLMATIKYYLSNKISLKVVSIAIIPCLLASYIGSELVMYVPDNIIQWAILISIPIALIFLLKKSKEFKEEKTELSKKNIVLATAPIGFYDGLLGPGTGTYMTISMKKFLHLDYIISTASTKPLNLATNIGSAIAFMMAGKVLWMIAIPMAISNMLGSYVGSHYAIKGGEAFIKKVLIFVLVFMLGANILKIIFT, from the coding sequence ATGGAATTTTTAGAAAATATAACAACTTCATGGATAATTATATTTATACTTACAGGTTTTATTGCTGGATATATTGATTCAATAGCTGGAGGAGGGGGAATGATACAAGTTCCTGTTCTTTTATATAGTGGAATCCCACCTATCTTTGTTTTAGCTACAAATAAAATGGCAAGTCTATTTGGTACATTAATGGCAACAATCAAATACTATTTAAGTAATAAGATTTCTTTAAAGGTAGTTAGTATTGCAATAATACCTTGTTTATTAGCATCTTATATTGGTAGTGAACTTGTAATGTACGTGCCTGATAATATAATTCAATGGGCAATTCTTATCTCTATTCCAATTGCATTAATTTTTTTATTGAAAAAAAGTAAAGAATTTAAAGAAGAAAAAACAGAATTATCAAAAAAGAATATTGTATTGGCAACTGCTCCTATTGGTTTTTATGATGGATTATTAGGACCTGGAACTGGAACATATATGACTATTTCTATGAAGAAGTTTTTACACTTAGATTATATTATTTCAACTGCTTCTACAAAACCTTTAAACTTAGCAACTAATATAGGATCAGCAATTGCTTTTATGATGGCTGGAAAGGTATTATGGATGATTGCTATTCCTATGGCTATATCAAATATGTTAGGCTCTTATGTTGGAAGTCATTATGCTATTAAAGGTGGCGAAGCCTTTATTAAAAAAGTATTGATATTTGTACTTGTATTTATGTTAGGTGCTAATATTCTTAAAATTATTTTTACTTAA
- the greA gene encoding transcription elongation factor GreA, whose product MDKEPMTSAGYEKITGSLDFLKSQERPTTVIELDEARQLGDLKENAEYHAAKEKLALIDVQIAELGSIISKAIIIDPSTLPHNKVSFGSTVELVNTDTDEEFIYSIVGGVEANVDNGLISFNSPLAKQLLGKEEGDEITATLPGGVKTFEVLGVSYKELVI is encoded by the coding sequence ATGGATAAAGAACCAATGACAAGTGCAGGGTACGAAAAGATTACAGGAAGTTTAGATTTTCTAAAATCTCAAGAGAGACCTACTACCGTAATTGAGCTTGATGAAGCAAGACAATTAGGGGATTTAAAAGAAAATGCAGAATATCATGCTGCAAAAGAAAAATTAGCGCTAATTGATGTTCAAATTGCAGAATTAGGTTCAATTATTTCAAAAGCAATAATTATTGATCCTTCAACTCTTCCCCATAACAAAGTAAGTTTTGGTTCAACAGTTGAACTAGTAAATACTGATACAGATGAAGAATTTATTTATTCAATTGTTGGTGGAGTAGAAGCAAACGTAGATAATGGTTTGATTTCTTTTAACTCACCTTTAGCAAAACAACTATTAGGAAAAGAAGAGGGTGATGAAATTACTGCTACTTTACCTGGTGGAGTTAAAACTTTTGAAGTATTAGGTGTATCTTACAAGGAGCTAGTAATCTAA
- a CDS encoding chemotaxis protein CheV, which translates to MSGISGSVEQMTQAHLRNVQQLAVFYTGHDNIYAINIAKVKAFIITEEVTINDTPKESEVIAGIATIRGEPVTLINLDVWLGLKALEMSEYKLIIYCEFNHKKIGFLVRDMLDIVEKTTDELRHTEETNSKITYTTYVKVDEKDELCTVFNAEQLLRDVGWTDDGEDDVKKFVDDKIETNKLILAAEDSGVAREVLNKFFKKTGARFEIYANGSLLINRLDELDPETVGMVLTDIEMPGTDGYQVASYVKNTAKYAHIPVIVNSSMTTDAVRGKMNQIGVDAFVGKTDIQTLFEMTKKFL; encoded by the coding sequence ATGAGCGGTATTAGTGGCAGTGTTGAGCAAATGACTCAAGCGCACCTTAGAAATGTTCAACAGTTGGCTGTTTTTTACACTGGTCACGATAATATTTATGCAATCAACATTGCAAAAGTAAAAGCATTTATAATTACAGAAGAAGTTACAATTAATGATACTCCAAAAGAGAGTGAAGTGATTGCAGGTATTGCAACTATTAGAGGTGAACCTGTTACTTTAATTAATTTAGATGTATGGTTAGGTTTAAAAGCACTTGAAATGAGTGAATATAAACTAATCATCTATTGTGAATTCAATCATAAGAAGATTGGTTTCTTAGTAAGAGATATGTTAGATATTGTAGAAAAAACTACAGATGAATTAAGACATACAGAAGAGACTAATTCAAAAATCACATATACAACATATGTTAAAGTTGATGAAAAAGACGAACTATGTACTGTATTTAATGCTGAGCAACTATTAAGAGATGTTGGTTGGACTGATGATGGAGAAGATGATGTTAAAAAGTTTGTTGATGATAAAATCGAAACAAACAAACTAATCTTAGCTGCTGAAGATTCAGGAGTTGCAAGAGAAGTGTTAAATAAATTCTTCAAAAAAACAGGTGCAAGATTTGAGATTTATGCAAATGGTAGTTTATTAATCAATAGATTAGATGAATTAGATCCAGAAACAGTAGGTATGGTTCTTACTGATATTGAAATGCCAGGAACTGATGGATACCAAGTAGCATCTTATGTTAAAAATACTGCAAAATATGCACATATTCCAGTTATAGTAAACTCATCTATGACAACTGATGCAGTAAGAGGAAAAATGAATCAAATTGGCGTTGATGCATTTGTAGGAAAAACTGACATTCAAACACTATTTGAAATGACTAAAAAGTTTTTATAA
- the argC gene encoding N-acetyl-gamma-glutamyl-phosphate reductase, giving the protein MNVAIIGASGYTGLELIKILLTHPKFNITYIANSTGEMNVQELHPCLQDVVNIEVSKANAKDVAKAADLAFLALPHKTSMSFAKELLELDVKVVDLSADYRLELDTYEEHYCDHEDKENIKDSVYGLPEYYSEDIKGSKLVANPGCYPTASLLALLPFVDFIQEGTPIFIDAKSGVSGAGKKLSEIAHFVNLNENTLAYNPFKHRHMPEIEEKIKLVKNKEFQINFVPHLLPVTRGMLVSVYATLKDEIDVEQILEDTYANSEFVRVRKSPVDLKSTAGTNFCDIFVARNKKALFINSSIDNLLRGASSQAVVNANIMCGYEENEGIPKIAYVP; this is encoded by the coding sequence ATGAATGTAGCAATTATTGGAGCGAGTGGTTATACAGGATTAGAGTTAATCAAAATTTTATTAACTCATCCAAAATTTAACATCACTTATATCGCAAATTCAACAGGGGAAATGAATGTACAAGAACTTCACCCTTGTTTACAAGATGTTGTAAATATTGAAGTATCAAAAGCAAATGCAAAAGATGTAGCAAAAGCTGCTGATTTAGCATTTTTAGCTTTACCTCATAAAACATCTATGTCTTTTGCAAAAGAGTTATTAGAACTAGATGTAAAAGTAGTGGATTTATCTGCTGATTATAGATTAGAATTAGATACTTATGAAGAACATTATTGTGATCATGAAGACAAAGAGAATATTAAAGATTCTGTTTATGGATTACCTGAATATTATTCTGAAGATATTAAAGGCTCAAAACTTGTAGCAAATCCAGGATGTTATCCAACAGCATCACTATTAGCATTATTACCTTTTGTTGATTTTATTCAAGAGGGAACGCCAATTTTTATTGATGCAAAATCAGGTGTTTCTGGAGCTGGAAAAAAACTAAGTGAAATAGCTCATTTTGTAAATCTAAATGAAAATACACTTGCTTATAATCCATTCAAACATAGACATATGCCTGAAATTGAAGAAAAAATTAAACTAGTTAAAAATAAAGAGTTCCAAATAAACTTTGTTCCTCATTTATTACCAGTTACTAGAGGAATGTTAGTTTCTGTTTATGCAACATTAAAAGATGAAATTGATGTTGAGCAGATTTTAGAAGATACTTATGCAAACTCTGAATTTGTAAGAGTTAGAAAATCACCAGTTGATTTAAAATCAACAGCAGGTACAAACTTCTGTGATATTTTTGTTGCAAGAAATAAAAAAGCACTATTTATTAATTCTTCAATTGATAATTTACTAAGAGGAGCTTCATCTCAAGCTGTAGTAAATGCAAATATTATGTGTGGTTATGAAGAAAACGAAGGTATCCCAAAAATAGCCTATGTACCTTAA
- a CDS encoding iron-sulfur cluster assembly scaffold protein — protein MAKNDLISGSIWDEYSDQVVNRMNNPQHQGEITEERAKELGTKLIVADFGAESCGDAVRLYWAVNETTDEIVESKFKSFGCGTAIASSDVMAELCVGKTVDQAVKITNIDVEFALRDNADTPAVPPQKMHCSVMAYDVIKKAASEYKGVDMESFETEVIVCECARVSLATLREVIRINDLKTVEEITDFTKAGAFCKSCIKPGGHEEKEYYLVDILADTRAQMEEEKLKTAADASESGELTFDKMTLVQRIKAIDTLLDEEIRPMLAMDGGNMEIIDIKENIPHYDLYIRYLGACSGCASGSSGTLYAIESVLKQKIDENLRVLPI, from the coding sequence ATGGCAAAAAATGATTTAATTAGCGGATCTATTTGGGATGAATATTCAGACCAAGTTGTAAATAGAATGAACAACCCTCAACACCAAGGTGAAATTACAGAAGAGAGAGCAAAAGAATTAGGAACAAAATTAATTGTTGCTGACTTCGGTGCTGAATCATGTGGTGACGCAGTAAGATTATACTGGGCTGTAAATGAAACAACAGATGAGATTGTTGAATCTAAATTCAAATCTTTTGGTTGTGGTACTGCAATTGCATCTTCTGATGTTATGGCTGAGTTATGTGTTGGTAAAACTGTAGATCAAGCTGTAAAAATTACTAATATTGATGTTGAATTTGCTTTAAGAGATAATGCAGATACTCCAGCTGTTCCACCTCAAAAAATGCACTGTTCAGTTATGGCTTATGATGTTATCAAAAAAGCTGCATCTGAGTATAAAGGTGTAGATATGGAATCTTTTGAAACTGAAGTTATTGTATGTGAATGTGCAAGAGTTTCATTAGCTACATTAAGAGAAGTTATTAGAATTAATGACTTAAAAACTGTAGAAGAAATTACTGACTTTACTAAAGCAGGAGCTTTCTGTAAATCATGTATTAAGCCTGGTGGGCATGAAGAAAAAGAATATTACTTAGTTGATATTTTAGCTGACACTAGAGCACAAATGGAAGAAGAAAAATTAAAAACTGCTGCAGATGCTTCTGAATCTGGAGAATTAACATTTGATAAAATGACTTTAGTTCAAAGAATTAAAGCAATTGATACATTATTAGATGAAGAAATCAGACCAATGTTAGCAATGGATGGTGGAAACATGGAAATTATTGATATTAAAGAAAACATTCCTCACTATGATTTATACATTAGATACTTAGGTGCTTGTTCAGGATGTGCGTCTGGTTCGTCTGGAACTTTATATGCAATCGAATCTGTATTAAAACAAAAAATTGATGAAAACTTAAGAGTTTTACCAATCTAA
- a CDS encoding metallophosphoesterase → MYLNINESAIFVADSHFNKKNQQFLIFLEKLQNEEICTTQLFLMGDMIDFISGESKYFIKENKKVIDILNYLSSKIQIVYLEGNHDYNLAILFPNIKVIKRENQPFFAQYKNKSVALSHGDNFINWHYNLYCKFIRNTIFLRFMNLIDFNYKISKKIENSLLGKNICHRMNDFERLVKRRVSFYESDIIIEGHYHQGGTYNVDNKTYVNIPSLCCDNKFMRLIDNKFIGEQI, encoded by the coding sequence ATGTACCTTAATATTAATGAATCAGCTATTTTCGTAGCTGATTCTCACTTCAATAAAAAAAATCAACAATTCTTAATATTCTTAGAAAAACTTCAAAATGAAGAAATCTGTACTACTCAATTATTTTTGATGGGTGATATGATTGATTTTATTTCAGGTGAAAGTAAATACTTTATAAAAGAGAATAAAAAAGTTATTGATATTCTAAATTATCTTTCTTCAAAAATACAGATTGTTTATTTAGAAGGAAACCATGATTATAATCTTGCAATATTATTTCCTAACATAAAAGTAATCAAAAGAGAAAATCAACCATTCTTTGCTCAATATAAGAATAAAAGTGTTGCTTTATCTCACGGAGATAATTTTATTAATTGGCATTATAATTTATATTGTAAATTTATTAGAAATACAATCTTCCTTCGATTTATGAATCTTATTGATTTTAATTATAAAATCTCTAAGAAAATTGAGAACTCTTTATTGGGAAAAAACATTTGTCATAGAATGAATGATTTTGAGCGACTTGTAAAAAGAAGAGTTTCTTTTTATGAAAGTGATATAATTATAGAAGGACATTATCACCAAGGTGGCACATATAATGTAGATAATAAAACTTATGTAAATATTCCATCTTTATGTTGTGATAATAAATTTATGAGATTAATTGACAATAAATTTATAGGAGAACAAATATGA